In one Mucilaginibacter sp. PAMB04168 genomic region, the following are encoded:
- the bshA gene encoding N-acetyl-alpha-D-glucosaminyl L-malate synthase BshA: MKIGIVCYPTFGGSGVVATELGKGLADRGHQVHFVTYNQPVRLDFFSENLFYHEVAVSKYPLFEYPPYELALASRLVDVVRFEKLDVLHVHYAIPHASAAFMAKQILATYGIHIPVITTLHGTDITLVGNDRTYKPVVTFSINQSDGVTSVSEHLRQDTYRFFEIEKDIKVIYNFIDLSRFNHTPKEHFKKAIAPEGEKILVHTSNFRRVKRTSDVISIFAKVNAQIPSKLLMVGDGQDRPECEQLARDLGVSQNVRFLGKQDAVEEIMSVSDLFLMPSQSESFGLAALEAMACRVPVISSNAGGLPELNVEGYTGYLCDVGDVDGMAEKAIYMLQDEERLNTFKENALTHARKFDLANILPQYENYYMEVIESSKRF, from the coding sequence ATGAAAATAGGCATAGTATGCTACCCAACCTTTGGTGGTAGCGGTGTGGTGGCCACCGAGCTGGGCAAAGGCCTGGCCGATAGGGGTCATCAGGTGCATTTTGTAACCTACAATCAGCCCGTTCGGTTAGATTTCTTTTCCGAAAACCTGTTTTACCACGAGGTTGCCGTTAGCAAATATCCTTTATTTGAATACCCACCTTACGAGCTTGCCCTGGCCAGCCGCCTGGTAGATGTGGTGCGCTTTGAAAAGCTGGACGTGTTGCACGTGCATTACGCCATACCGCATGCTTCGGCGGCGTTTATGGCTAAGCAAATACTGGCCACTTATGGAATTCATATCCCGGTAATTACAACGCTGCACGGTACCGATATAACGCTGGTAGGTAATGATCGTACGTACAAGCCGGTAGTTACCTTCTCTATAAACCAAAGCGATGGGGTAACCTCGGTATCGGAGCATTTGAGGCAGGATACTTATCGGTTTTTTGAGATAGAAAAGGACATTAAAGTGATCTACAACTTTATTGACCTGAGCCGCTTTAACCATACGCCTAAAGAACACTTTAAAAAAGCCATTGCACCTGAGGGTGAAAAGATACTGGTGCATACTTCCAACTTCAGGAGGGTTAAACGCACGTCTGACGTGATTAGCATATTTGCCAAGGTAAATGCGCAAATACCGTCAAAACTGTTAATGGTAGGCGATGGGCAAGACCGCCCCGAGTGTGAGCAACTGGCACGCGACCTGGGCGTGAGCCAGAATGTACGCTTTTTGGGCAAGCAGGACGCGGTAGAAGAGATCATGTCGGTATCTGACCTGTTCCTGATGCCTTCACAATCTGAGAGTTTTGGTTTGGCCGCGTTGGAAGCTATGGCATGCCGCGTACCGGTCATCAGCAGTAATGCAGGTGGTTTGCCCGAGCTAAATGTAGAGGGTTACACCGGGTATTTGTGTGATGTAGGCGATGTTGACGGCATGGCCGAAAAAGCTATTTACATGTTGCAGGATGAAGAGCGTTTGAACACTTTTAAGGAGAACGCCCTTACGCACGCCCGTAAATTTGACCTGGCTAATATACTGCCACAGTATGAAAACTACTATATGGAAGTGATTGAAAGCAGCAAGCGGTTTTAA
- a CDS encoding VOC family protein, producing the protein MQELNIPEGYQRVMPYLIVKDAARFFTFMQTVFGATEKLKVMRNETTIMHAELQVGTSTIMFTDATEDYPVQNAGLFIYVADCDTTYQKALANGASSIMEPANQDYGRSAGVLDAFGNTWWISQVL; encoded by the coding sequence ATGCAAGAGCTTAATATTCCCGAAGGTTATCAACGTGTGATGCCTTACCTGATTGTCAAAGATGCAGCCCGCTTTTTTACCTTTATGCAAACCGTTTTTGGCGCTACCGAGAAACTAAAGGTTATGCGCAACGAAACGACCATTATGCATGCCGAACTACAGGTAGGTACCAGCACCATTATGTTTACCGATGCTACCGAAGATTATCCGGTACAAAATGCGGGCTTATTTATTTACGTAGCCGATTGTGATACTACCTACCAAAAAGCGTTAGCTAACGGCGCCAGCAGTATTATGGAACCCGCTAATCAGGATTATGGCCGCAGTGCAGGCGTGCTGGATGCTTTTGGTAATACGTGGTGGATATCGCAGGTTTTGTAG